A window of the Mus pahari chromosome 1, PAHARI_EIJ_v1.1, whole genome shotgun sequence genome harbors these coding sequences:
- the LOC110328793 gene encoding vomeronasal type-2 receptor 116-like produces MFSSIVVFLVLKLSLLFCHLSDPRCFWRIKDRENYLGDKEADCFFSIYTKHGYVKNDFFSENLDKQVTHKTIHLIFSVYFAAEEINRNIYILPNISLIVKIECNLIVDNVERVWSLKKKEIIPNYYCKNQRRYLIVLTGPVWITSYILGPFLYFSQTPELYCGYFHLLLNDQEQFPHLYQMTPKDASLPLGMVSLAVHFRWNWVGVVVTDDDHGIQFLAELRTEMERNTVCLAFVTIVTFDKILHLKIVHKYYHQIIMSSAKVVIVYGDKESPLQLNFILWKSENIQKLWVSVSQFDMITIIGDFMLNSLHGTLIFSHQQSEMSGFKQFIQTVHPSNYSNDISLAKLWWTYFKCSLPPPDCKTLKXCPTNTLLKWFFVPPLGMSMSETCYNLYNSVYAVAHSLHEXLLQQVDTCSENDGKVLEFNSWKMFSFLKTIQFVNPVGDLINMNQNRERDTEYDIFYIMDFLKHYGLKMKIGRFSGHFPNGRQLFMSDEMIEWATDIKQTLSSICSVPCRPGLRKYFQEGKAVCCFDCYPCPENEISNMTDMDQCLKCSVDEYANTDQTNCLKKVVSFLDYEEPLGMALTGLAVFFSSLTAVVLCVFLKHRDTPIVKANNEILSYVLLFSLIFCFICSLLYIGYPSMVSCILQQITFAIVFTVAASSVLAKTITVVLAFKITVPGRRLRWLLLSGAPNYIIPICTMIQMILCGIWLGTSPPFVDVDLHMVHGHIIIVCNKGSVIAFYCVLGYMGSLAVASFTVAFLARNLPDTFNEAKLLTFSMLVFCSVWITFLPVYHSTKGKAMVAVEVFCILASSAGMLLCIFVPKCYIILLRPQINSFHEFRKPHAKAKNIN; encoded by the exons ATGTTCTCTTCGATTGTTGTCTTCTTGGTTCTGAAGCTTTCCTTACTTTTTTGCCATTTGAGTGACCCCAGGTGCTTTTGGagaataaaagacagagaaaattatCTAGGAGATAAAGAGGCTgattgtttcttttccatttatacaAAGCATGGTTATGTGAAGAATGATTTCTTCAGTGAGAATCTAGACAAGCA GGTGACCCATAAGACCATCCACTtgattttctctgtttattttgctGCTGAAGAAATCAATAGgaacatttatattttacctAACATTTCCCTAATAGTTAAGATTGAATGTAACCTAATTGTGGATAATGTGGAAAGAGTTTGGTccttgaaaaaaaaggaaatcattccTAATTACTACTGTAAAAATCAGAGAAGATATTTAATTGTGCTGACTGGACCTGTATGGATAACATCTTACATACTTGGACCATTCCTGTACTTCTCCCAAACTCCAGAG CTTTACTGTGGTTATTTTCATCTCCTTCTAAATGACCAGGAACAGTTTCCTCATCTCTACCAGATGACTCCCAAGGATGCATCTCTACCACTAGGCATGGTGTCCCTAGCAGTTCACTTCAGATGGAACTGGGTAGGAGTCGTCGTTACAGATGATGACCATGGAATTCAATTCCTTGCTGAATTGagaacagaaatggaaagaaacactGTCTGCTTAGCATTTGTAACTATTGTCACATTTGATAAGATTTTACACCTTAAAATAGTTCATAAATATTATCACCAAATCATAATGTCATCAGCAAAAGTTGTCATCGTCTATGGGGATAAAGAATCTCCTCTACAATTGAACTTCATACTATGGAAATCTGAAAACATTCAGAAACTCTGGGTCAGTGTGTCACAATTTGATATGATCACAATCATAGGAGATTTCATGCTTAACTCCTTGCATGGGACTCTTATTTTTTCACATCAGCAGTCTGAGATGTCTggttttaaacaatttattcagACAGTGCACCCTTCTAACTACAGTAATGACATTTCTTTGGCTAAACTGTGGTGGACTTACTTTAAGTGTTCTTTACCACCACCTGATTGTAAAACACTGAAGNATTGTCCAACCAACACCCTACTTAAATGGTTTTTTGTGCCACCTCTTGGAATGTCTATGAGTGAAACATGTTATAACTTATACAATTCTGTGTATGCTGTGGCCCACTCACTTCATGAGATNCTTCTGCAACAAGTAGACACATGCTCAGAGAATGATGGAAAGGTNCTGGAATTTAACTCCTGGAAG ATGTTCTCTTTTCTGAAGACCATACAATTTGTAAACCCTGTTGGAGACCTAATCAACATGAACCAGAATAGAGAACGGGATACAGAGTATGACATTTTCTATATCATGGATTTCCTAAAACACTATggactgaaaatgaaaataggaagatTTTCTGGTCATTTTCCAAATGGCCGACAACTGTTTATGTCTGATGAAATGATAGAGTGGGCTACAGATATCAAGCAG ACTCTATCCTCCATATGTAGTGTGCCTTGCAGACCAGGACTCAGAAAATACTTTCAGGAGGGAAAGGCTGTCTGCTGTTTTGATTGTTACCCCTGCCCAGAAAACGAAATTTCCAACATGACAG ACATGGATCAATGTTTGAAGTGTTCAGTAGATGAGTATGCCAACACTGATCAAACTAACTGCCTCAAGAAAGTTGTGTCCTTTCTGGATTATGAAGAACCCTTGGGAATGGCTCTGACTGGCTTGGctgtgttcttttcttctcttacagCTGTTGTACTCTGTGTCTTCTTGAAACACCGAGACACTCCCATAGTCAAGGCCAATAATGAAATTCTCAGCTATGTCCTACTCTTCTccctcatattttgttttatctgttcCTTGCTCTACATTGGTTATCCCAGTATGGTCAGCTGCATCCTGCAACAGATCACATTTGCCATTGTATTCACTGTGGCTGCCTCTAGTGTCTTAGCCAAGACAATTACTGTAGTCCTAGCATTTAAGATCACTGTTCCAGGAAGAAGACTGAGGTGGCTGCTGCTTTCAGGGGCACCTAATTACATCATTCCCATATGCACTATGATCCAAATGATTCTCTGTGGAATCTGGCTGGGAACTTCTCCTCCATTTGTTGATGTGGATCTACACATGGTACATGGACACATCATCATTGTTTGCAACAAAGGTTCAGTGATTGCCTTCTACTGTGTCCTGGGATACATGGGCTCTCTTGCTGTAGCAAGTTTCACTGTGGCTTTCCTGGCCAGGAATCTGCCTGACACATTCAATGAAGCCAAGCTCCTGACATTCAGCATGCTGGTGTTCTGCAGTGTCTGGatcaccttcctccctgtctaCCACAGCACTAAGGGCAAGGCTATGGTTGCTGTAGAGGTCTTCTGTATCTTGGCCTCCAGTGCAGGAATGCTTCTTTGCATATTTGTTCCAAAGTGCTACATTATTTTGTTGAGAccacaaataaattcttttcatgAGTTTAGGAAACCACATGCTAAAGCTAAAAATATCAATTGA